One Parasphingorhabdus cellanae genomic region harbors:
- a CDS encoding trans-sulfuration enzyme family protein, which produces MKRDTGQDRAITKNWRPATKAIRSGTMRSEFGETSEALFLTSGYTYDCAEDAAARFNGEQSGMTYSRLQNPTVQMLEERIAVMEGAEACRATASGMAAMTAALLCQLEAGDHVVASRALFGSCRWLTDSLLPKFGIETTVIDGRDIDNWEQAITPKTKVFFFETPANPTMDVIDLRSVCDLARAKGIISVVDNAFATNVLQRPMEFGADIVAYSATKMMDGQGRVLAGAVCGTEEFIEEILLAFTRNTGPTLSAFNAWVVLKGLETLDLRIRKQSNNALEVGKFLEQRVEKILHPGLPSHPQHNLAMSQMEAAGPIFSLYVGGGRKQAHNLLNALNLIDISNNIGDSRSLMCHPASTTHHGLGEDARLEIGITEDMLRINVGLEDPIDLIEDLDQALSSVGL; this is translated from the coding sequence ATGAAAAGAGATACCGGTCAAGATCGCGCGATTACGAAAAACTGGCGCCCAGCAACGAAAGCCATTCGTAGCGGCACGATGCGCAGTGAATTTGGCGAGACATCGGAAGCCTTGTTCCTGACATCCGGTTACACTTATGACTGTGCCGAAGATGCGGCAGCCCGTTTTAATGGTGAGCAATCCGGCATGACTTACAGCCGCTTGCAAAACCCGACGGTGCAGATGTTGGAAGAGCGGATTGCGGTGATGGAAGGTGCGGAGGCCTGCCGTGCAACAGCGTCCGGTATGGCAGCAATGACTGCCGCATTGTTGTGCCAATTGGAAGCCGGTGATCATGTCGTGGCGAGCCGTGCCCTTTTTGGTTCTTGCCGCTGGTTGACCGACAGTCTGTTACCGAAATTCGGTATAGAGACCACGGTTATCGATGGCCGCGATATCGATAATTGGGAACAAGCGATCACGCCCAAGACAAAAGTATTCTTCTTTGAAACGCCAGCGAACCCGACCATGGACGTCATCGACCTGCGGTCTGTTTGCGATCTGGCACGGGCGAAAGGTATTATAAGTGTTGTCGACAATGCTTTCGCCACCAATGTTCTTCAGCGGCCGATGGAATTTGGTGCCGATATTGTAGCCTATAGCGCAACCAAGATGATGGACGGGCAGGGGCGCGTATTGGCTGGTGCTGTTTGTGGTACGGAAGAGTTTATCGAGGAAATTTTGCTGGCTTTTACCCGCAACACAGGTCCGACTCTAAGTGCGTTTAATGCCTGGGTTGTTCTGAAAGGACTCGAGACTCTTGACCTGCGTATCCGCAAGCAGAGCAATAATGCCTTAGAGGTGGGTAAGTTTTTGGAGCAACGGGTAGAAAAAATATTGCACCCTGGCCTACCCAGTCATCCGCAACATAATCTTGCGATGAGCCAGATGGAAGCGGCAGGACCGATCTTTTCGCTCTATGTTGGCGGCGGTCGCAAGCAAGCGCATAATCTACTTAACGCATTGAATCTTATAGATATATCGAATAATATAGGGGATAGTCGATCGTTAATGTGTCATCCCGCGTCGACGACTCATCATGGTCTGGGGGAGGACGCACGGTTAGAAATCGGGATCACTGAAGATATGTTAAGGATCAATGTCGGACTGGAAGACCCTATCGATTTGATCGAAGATTTGGATCAAGCCCTTTCGTCTGTTGGTCTTTGA